The Vanacampus margaritifer isolate UIUO_Vmar chromosome 20, RoL_Vmar_1.0, whole genome shotgun sequence genome contains the following window.
TCATTATGTTGAATTTACTTAACACCATTATGTAGAAtttatttaacacaattttttctcaatttacTAAACATGGTAGTGCTTTTCCAGCTATTAAAGCAAAATCAAGGCATATTAAGTTTTGCTTCACACTTACTTCTCATGCACTTACTGAACGGTCCATAATTCAGGCCGATCAAGCAGGAAAATTCGGGCCACTCCTGCTGAGTTACTCTGGGCCTGGCTATAGGTCTACCAAAAGCATTTTAATTGCTGATTTTGAATTAAACccaaaccccaaaaataaacAGCACCCCCTGGCGGCCAACCTGGAAATTCCCAGGTCCTCCTGTTAGGTCAGGCCAGGCCTGCTTATAAGTGTTACATTGTGTGTTGCATGTGtctaaaattgtgtttgtctttATGGTGGTGGTGTAAAGTGCGGCGAAAAAAGATCAGGTGTGGACAGAAGAGGAGGATTCAGTTCAGAGGAGCACACCGTCAGGGtgagtcttctttcatcagtcaGAACCAATCATTAATTGATcaattcatcatcatcaactcCTTATAATGTTAATGTCAGAAACATGAATTGATTGTTATCAGTTTAAAATTTCACTGTTGAAATGATTCAGTTCCATCTGGTTTATAATGCACTGTTTAATTGCTGCTCTGTTGAATTAACAGTAACACAATAAACTACCACCGATTCATGCATCATCAATATCGAGCacctatttcctttttttttctttgttaactAAAGCTCTTAGCaaagaaaaagcacatttttgcaCATATCTGCATTGTTCCTGTTCTctttttgtcctcactagtgaGACAATTCAGCACATTCGAACTGTCTTACTAGTAATGTTTTTCCACTATTTGTGCCACTTTTAGCCGACGAGTAAACTACTGTGCAATGCTACTAACACTGTAGGCTTCATGAAAAGCGCACTAGCTGCAACTTGGCACACTGGTAACCAAACTGTGCACTAGTAGACATCTGCgtgctactagtactactagtgaAGTTCTAGACGTTAATGAGTAGATTTAAAGACACACACATAAAATTAGACAGGCATTCTACTAGtgttctgaattgtcttacttgTGAGGTCAGTGTGTGTGATAGTATGGACTTAATGAATAACTAGGatgcactagtagaatgactagGGCACACGAGCAGAATGGTTAGGACACACCAGTAGATGACTTGGGCACACTAGTAGCGGGACTAATAGAAATCTAAGGTACACTAGTacatacctgtcaacctctgccgataactgcccttataaatgattatgattccccttacaaaccccaaaaaaaccttacaaacaccgtacgacgcatgtttactcgcggtaaccagacagtgtaatagaaataacaaaggtaatttgcatacaaagtcttttattcaatttaaaaagtttacaatgcaataaactgtgccttcagtgcttcctattgtaagccaatgtgcatgatttagcagactttatctgctctaatgagggtctcacttgtgagcaacagttgtcacagttcaatttcatctgtaataaagaagtaagagtgtctgttcccattgtctttctgtactctgtatgaattttcctcacatggctgaaaacccgctcgctatcagcattactgtgaggaaggctgagtaaaattagatacatctttctcatcagtggaaagcgatccagccccaaaccagttttcattttgaacacatgaggccaaaatgtctctggacgaattggttgtccatcctgacttttctgagggagaagatcatcaggtattagttgatagtcttcccattcatcttttaattgttcctgatcaaagtctggtgtaaacctgtttgcaagcttaacaatacttgtgtaatccaacatctctctctttcttgggtccaacaccaccaagtcactcagtattgtatactcaaatggaaatttttgtatcattttagttacaacagcctcgtagaaggagcgaacagaggaaaaaaaagttgcttgcatggctggtgtgatgctttgcctgatttcatcctcctcattggtgtcttggaagagggccctggtgcccaagccaacagcaagcctgctatcttcatgctgcaggcatctgtttgtataatcaactgccagcaggctatcagcagatttgacatgttccatttgcacaaatttcaccaagagtttctttaagagtctttccatttctggtagcaaatctccaatcatacatgcctctgtttggaacacaatattgaattgatttatttgaggcaggatgaagctgaggaaggtgagtgtgaggagagtaacagggtcttgaagtcgatcatggatgcttttcactttacctgccctttcaacatccgcatggctagcgaagtaacttttgagtgcttcgtactgagacaatgttctttcaaccactttttgcagagacaaccatcgtgtcggacaatgctttaggattttttcttgctcggaatttgtaaagtcctgaaactctttaaaatcctcaattcgtttggaactatttttaaaaaaaataaaatatatccaccagcaagtcatctatgtttactggcaatgtcttcagtccatctttgacacacagattgccaagatgacaaatgcatccaacactaaaaacagccccatttttttcttttatcctagacaagacagagtttttctttccaaccatggtgttgcaattgtcgcttgcaaatcccacaacgttactccatggaatgtcattttcttgtaaaatgttgtcaataacggcaaagattgatgctgctgtgcctgatgccaactctggtaaatcgaggagtctggtatttgtgttctccccatcaaagaagtgagataacacaacaagtcgctttttggtagtacgatcattgctttcatcaatcatgagggtaaatgggtgagttctgcagtactgaatgacgtcttgggtgtagccacgtgcaaggctctccttaacaatcatcgtagccttggtcctccgacatgcaaactcctgcaaaaatataatattaaaatataaaattttaatttttgacacggtgccataaatgctgattcattgtagatatgaatgataataataataataataataaattaccttagctgtctgtgaatccggaaacataactttcaccaaatccgagaagtggtccgcagctgtgaaagcaatgttgtgctcagcaagaaaatggcagaagagaatttccgcatttgtcgttttgtgggatgctgcaggatttgcggtagagacgaagtgcttggttaatgggacatgtgaattgttttttttcacattctccacgtgtccggcagttttaaagtggctcttcagatcgtaaaatccactcgcagcaactttcacgtctttattgcaagggacacagaataagaattgagtgcctcttaacgatgctttaatccagccagcatattcaccttgaagtaactcccattctttctggtgtcgacccgatccttgagttcttcgtttcttattaggtggctcctccatgcttgcttccacgatatttactctatgtatatctacgcatgcgcatgtcagcgcattttttttttccccgtacaaaagtcggtgtatggcgtacatgatttgaaatggtaaaaaaacgtataaaatacgtataaaacgtacaagttgacaggtatgcTAGTAGAACAAGCACAACACATTAGTAGGATGCCTAGGGCACACTAGTAGAACTACAACAAGGCTAGGGTGAAACAACTAGGACACTAGTGAAATGACAAGGACACAGTAAAACaactagagatgggacaatgaagccttgtgaagcttttgaggctttcggctgattgatttggaaaaagcgccgaagtttcaaagccccataagatagatcgtaccggtgacatctggtggtcagctggagtcatagcagctataatcttcaaagtgattcgcctgattgatttatattccaacataacaccagtacattcagtcttacatttgtgtctgtctaatgatcatcaggtacacatggaagtgttgtaatattttgacactgtaccagtactttggttcaatgtgatgtcctgttactcattcgatttttataaacataatttggatatgacacaagtgcgctgtgaagccagatgacaagtatttcaacatcagtctttgggagatgtgactgagggtcttggagaagcgcttatagcaactcggtggaaaatacttgggtcaagcctgttatcttctacacacgatttaaaaataatgcataattggaaactttaaatgcatcattgtgggagtacttttgttggaaacataccgaataactaacttttccaggtgaacataaagtgaagcaaatgtctacatgagggaattgtgcgcctgacaccgctccaaaaggtttgaatcagttacgtaatttccggtatctcattaccGCGCATAAAGCctcatacgtcatcagcacgtgatcacggaggtttcatcggggcttttgatacattgtttcgagcagtctgtctcactcggttgacacatgctccggagtgtcagcgtcaaacgtcccatctctaaaaacaaccacactcaccaCCCAGCACACTAGTCATACGACACGAGCAGAACAACTAGGACACACTAGTAACATGAGTTACTAGTGTGTCCTAGTTAGTGAAGCCAAACAGTGGACTATTTAACATACATTTGAGAGTACTACAAGTGAGGAGCAAGATGTTAACAGGTATACTTTTAATGTTATCAGTGCTACTAGCAGCACACAGTTGGATTCAGTCAATTAGTGCACAGTTCTGCCCACTAGTAGCATGTACAGTAGTTGTCCTGCTATATTGTCTATAATCCAGCCCTGAATATGTGAACATGTTAACTGTGGTGTTTGATGACCAGATGAGGATGCTGCTGTTTCTGTGCGTGCTAGTGAGCGGGTTCTGTGCCGGCTTCATCCCAGGGAGAGTTCAGGGCGTGACAGGTGAATGGACGCTGTGTTACTTCCTGTGTTACATCGTGTGCTACattgtgtgtgactgtgtgtcaGAATGTGAGTTATTTGATTATTGTTATTGGGTTGTATGTTGTCTCATGTGTTAGATGGGTGCGTGCTTGTTTTACagtgtgcatatatattgtGTCATTCATGTATGcaatacaggccaaaagtttggacacaccttctcacgcaatgcattttctttattttcatgacattgtacattcttcaaaatagtcactctttgccCTGGTGATTTTTTCTCCACGCTATTGGCATTCCCTCGATGAGCTTTCAAGTAGTCACCTGAAATTGTTTTCCAACACtattgaaggagttcccagaggtgagaatgccaagagtgtgcaaagcagtaatcagagcaaaaGGTGACtatttgaagaaactagaatctaaaatatgttttcagttatttcacctttttttgttaagtacataactccacatgtgttcattcttagttttgaagCCTTTAGTGAGACTCTACAATGTAAATtgtaatgagaataaagcaaacacattgaataaggtgtgtgtgtgtgaccaaacttttggcctgtactgtatttccactttaataaataactgtcagtaaggtgggggctttaggacccagatgcgggaaggcagggcaaggaggcagaggtgcagtccaaaaagacgttttaatatctaatcaaaaaaaaaaacctaacttcaaaataccctgaactaacaaaacaactaaggcgagactaacaacatgacatggatcctgatcaggagaagaggtcagcgtgacgtggcgaaagacttactacagttgcaacagcaaaaatgaaccgacacagacaggggggagacaaccgactaaatacatgacacacctggctgagggcactgattggatgacacatgagggtaatggggaaaggtggacacaatcaaggttgacacagacaccacacgaggaagggcaagtgaccagaaacgagaggagtcagacttttcacaataaaacaggaaattataagacaaggggaaaacatgacggagtaaacaagactgaaagtaaacatgacagaacccctccgtcgagggacggcttccagacgtcccttaaaaagttcaaaaacagggcgggcggagggggcgcggaggcgggaacctgacacatccctccagtctagtccggggaacgtcccggacgccagacgaggggagcccggcggcgccgatctggagggcgccccggacgccacaccggaataggacggccgtgggatgaacatctcctgtccacccccatggaagaagcgaagagaccccgctcgagagcggccgaagccaggaggcccggggctgcagagggtgaggacgcccggggtcctgaagctgccgtggaggcgcgaggacttgaggcggccgacgaggcgcgaggacttgaggcggccgacgaggcgcgaggacttgaggcggccgacgaggcgcgaggacttgaggcggccgacgaggcgcgaggacttgaggcggccgacgaggcgcgaggacttgaggcggccgacgaggcgcgaggacttgaggcggccgacgaggcgcgaggacttgaggcggccgacgaggcgcgaggacttgaggcggccgacgaggcgcgaggacttgaggcggccgacgaggcgcgaggacttgaggcggccgacgaggcgcgaggacttgaggcggcagacgaggcgcgaagacttgaggctgccgtggaggctgccgacgaagcgcgaagacttgaggctgccgtggaggctgccgacgaagcgcgaagacttgaggctgccgtggaggctgccgacgaagcgcgaagacttgaggctgccgacgaagcgcgaagacttgaggctgccgacgaagcgcgaagacttgaggctgccgtggaggctgccgatgaggcgcgaagacttgaggctgccgtggaggcggcacggagtccgggggctgtcgcggagccggcacggagtccgggggctgctgtggagctgatatgggaacttggagctgacgcggagtccggggcctgctgtggagctgatatgggaacttggagctgacgcggagccggaagctgctgtggagctgatccggaatcctgggcctgacgcggagctgatacgggatcttggggctgacgtgtaCACGGGACGgtaacctgggcctgacgcggatcGGATACGGGAttttggggctgacgtgaaaacgggacggaaacctgggcctgacgcggatcGGATACGGGAttttggggctgacgtgaaaacgggacggaaacctgggcctgacgcggagctgatacgggatcttggggctgacgtgaaaacgagacggaaacctgggcctgacgcggagctgatacgggatcttggggctgacgtgaaaacgggacggaaacctggggctgacgtgaaaacgggacggaaacctggggctgacgcggagccggcacggagtccgggagctgccgcggagccggcacggagtccggggcctgccgcggagccggcacggagacctgaggctccgacggccgacgtggctcggagacctgaggctccgacggccgacgtggctcggagacctgaggctccgacggccgacgtggctcggagacctgaggctccgacggccgacgtggctcggagacctgaggctccgacggccgacgtggctcggagacctgaggctccgacggccgacgtggctcggagacctgaggctccgacggccgacgtggctcggagacctgaggctccgacggccgacgtggctcggagacctgaggctccgacggccgacgtggctcggagacctgaggctccgacggccgacgtggctcggagacctgaggctccgacggccgacgtggctcggagacctgaggctccgacggccgacgtggctcggagacctgaggctccgacggccgacgtggctcggagacctgaggctccgacggccgacgtggctccgacggccgacgtggctcggagacctgtggcgccgacggccgacgtggctcggagacctgtggctccgacggccgacgtggctcggagacctgaggctccgacggccgacgtggctcggggactttggacttcggctgacgtggttcggggactttggacttcggctgacgtggttcggggactttggacttcggctgacgtggttcggggactttggacattggctgacgtggcacgatagggacttgaggctgcggagcCGGAGCCTCATCAGCCTGCCACCATGGAGAGTGAGGAGCAATAGGGAGACTATAACCCGAGGATACCGAGAGTGAAGGATCGTGACGTAAACTAACGGGCGTGGGTAAGGAACCAGGTAAAGGGGAAACTATGTCATGACGTGGCGGTAACGGTGGGCTATGAGGTGCACGCGATGGGGACCGGTGTGGTGAACACGGCGGAGACCCAGGTGAGGAGGGGTGACATGACCCGGTGTCAAAATAATCCCTAAATGAAAACTGTGAAGAAAACATGTGGGGAACTAAGCTGGTGAAAAAGTCCAATTCGGAGTCAGATTCGGAACTGTAATCCGTAAATGTATTAATGGGAAAGGGaccttcattttcatcatcgGAGATGTCAGAGTCTAAAAAACATTGAGGCGACAAAATGGTGTCGTAGGGCAGAGACTTGAGTGCGTTTTGCTGATCGTGTGAAAGGGGAAGAGAAGACAAATACCGCGTAAAGGAGCTTACTTGGATGGAATGGGATTGGATGACAGGCTGATGGTGCTTCCGTGTCGACCGACGACGAGCCGGTCGCTTACGGAAGCTTCCCGCTGGGTCTGATCttggtcggttcattctgtcagtaaggtgggggctttaggacccagatgcgggaaggcagggcaaggaggcagaggtgcagtccaaaaagacgttttaatatctaatcaaaaaaaaacctaacttcaaaataaaaaataacctgaactaacaaaacatgacaaaacaactaaggcgagactaacaacatgacatggatcctgatcaggagaagaggtcagcgtgacgtggcgaaagacttacgacagttgcaacagcaaaaatgagccgacacagacaggggggagacaaccgactaaatacaccaacactaatgacatgacaagacacacctggctgagggcactgattggatgacacatgagggtaatggggaaaggtggacacaatcaaggttgacacagacaccacacgaggaagggcaagtgaccagaaacgagaggagtcagacttttcacaataaaacaggaaatgacaagaccaggggaaaacatgacagggagtaaacaagactgaaagtaaacatgacaaATAACCCTTGAATCATATTGTACCCTGCATGTATGGAgatattatttgatttattaaataattggttaaacATTTAgttaaataaagtgaaaataataagATTATAACACGATTATTAaccaatttttttgtatattaaacatgtccacccatccatttttttaatcttaataactgattttttttttatgattcaaTCAAATATATaagaataattttttaaaacttagctagttatttaaaaaaaaatagcttttgtttttttttctgaagtcaTTCTTATgacttaaatttatatatattacattctTGTTATTTACAAATTAGTCAAATGATGAATTATATGattcaaaattatatatatttttttaatttaaaaacattgcattcTCTATTAAATAAATGGTTATTTATGGGAAAGCATTCACACatgttatttagatttttttctttttctttttatgttctCACATTTTCGTCCTTGGTCATCTTCCACATACAACATtcaattttccaattttaacttGTTTCAAAAATTCATGCCAACCGAGAActcatttttctcattccacttatgtacagttttcacacaatttaacatttaatataaaattttccccattcattgcCAATGGGACAGTCATTCAACTTTAAGCCACTCCCTTACATGCATTTCCATCTGTTACTGCTCGGTGgagcagttggtaaagtgcattgtaaTGATGAAACACTTATATCTCGTGTGACACCTTGCCTGCATTCACTACCTGCATGTGTGGTGCTCAGTTGAAGCAAGAAGGGAGCGATGACTCACGTGATTCTCGCAGCTGCTCTTCCCATGCATTTGAACAGGAAATGTGTAAATTCAGCTATTTTAATGATACAATCATTGAAATTATTTGCTTGAGAAAGAAAATCACTGAAAAGCATAGAAGTAAAATGGAACATAattaatgtatctttttttattttattttactgttcacatgcaGTGGAAAGCAAAGAACAGCAGAGGGCCCTGGTGTGGCAGTGCCTTCTGCTGTCTACCCTGACTGTCAGAGGCATGTAAGAAGGTGGTTCAAATCCCGGTTggagaaatatttcattttcagaAATGGCCATTGTCTAATTATACAACATCTATTGAATTAAAGATCATTTCACAttattaagttgtttttttaaatatatgattccatattttcaataaaaaaactcaCTCATTCAACTTGGCATTCAGCAAATTCAACAGCAGTTTTATACtgcattaataaatacaattacataGTCCACAATAGTGATGTGGTTAACGCACATTCCAAACGGGTGGAAGATCTCAGTTTGAATCCTGCTTGGAGCACATTTCAGTCCAAGctttttttcatataataatCATTGTCTAATTATTTAACACCCATTTTTCATTCCGTAGATTCAGTTTTAGTGttattcaacattttaaacCCACTAAATCcctattcattttcaattataCATTTACTGGCATTCAGCAAGACATTCTTCAGTACCATTATACAACATTTCAGTGGCTTTATCAAGTCACCTGTGGCTCAGTTGGTAGTGTGACGGagcatttgaaaattaaatgggAGATCATGGTTTGAATCCCAGCTTAGATTCATTGCGGATcaagatttaatttaatttatttatttgtttatttatcatACAACTAACTGATAAGTGGCAATGTTCACATAATTATTCTTTCAGTatttttcataagcattccaaaACATTCCAtatgcattcaaatattagcattcagcttccagcattcacacgcaatttctccagaaattgtaCGTCTAGtactaataaatgtattttattattaaaatcaacatattttactttttttttcattttcatttaacattATCTACGAATGACCTGGCTCACACATGTCCTTTGAGCACAAACTGTATCATGTCAGGTCCTGGCAATTGAGTCTCCTCATAACCATTTCGCTTTCCCCTGCAGGCTCCCTGAAGTGGGAGAAGTGGGAAGGGTCACTGCCCGTTGGTGCAGTGGGATTCTACATCCACTACACAGGGCGCACCGACTATGTGTGCACGAACGATTGCGTGCCGGGCTTCTACAACCCTGCCCTGGGACCCTACTGCCACTACCCCTTTGGGGCAGTCGAGCACAAGGGCACCACCGATTTCGACATCCTGACCAACATTGACAACTTTGAGATCCTGGAGTGGAAGGAAGGCTCATACGGCTCTGTGCCGCTGAACAGTGTGGAGACGTGCCTCGGTTACGAGACCAACTACGTGGGCAGGAACAAATATGGTCTTGGCAAGGTGGTGCCGAGGCATGAGGCCTTCTTCCTGCCGTGGAAGGGCTACGAGTACTGGTATAAGAGCTACCAAATCCTGACCATCAACCAGGACCCGTACGAGCAGCACATCTCCAACGTCCGCTACAACCTGGACCGTGCGGCCATCTTCGAGAACTCGCCCCAGACCATTGACATCACCAATATGATCAATAAGGGCTGCAAGGTAGTCAATTCTCAATTTCTATCAAATCCAAGAATGGTCGTggaatttttcaaatttgtaacACGAGGTTTCAAAATAGTACAGCAAAACTTCCAATGGAGATTTTCCAGACATTCATTAGCACTTTTCCATCCCTTTGATTGTATCTTTTTGCATTAAATGACCCTCAAGTCCCTGTGAGTTCCCTACAAATTCCATTGGCAAGTTTCCATTTTGGAATACAAAAACTCAAAACTTCTTGAGCCTAACTTCCCATGAAAGTGTATGAAAACATGACATAATGTTGTTAAAAACACACTGGAAATTTTCCTAAATTACTCCCAATTTCCCTAACCCCCCCAAATAATTTCCTTTCGGATGTTTTCAATTAAGAAAA
Protein-coding sequences here:
- the LOC144040747 gene encoding natterin-3-like isoform X1 → MRMLLFLCVLVSGFCAGFIPGRVQGVTGSLKWEKWEGSLPVGAVGFYIHYTGRTDYVCTNDCVPGFYNPALGPYCHYPFGAVEHKGTTDFDILTNIDNFEILEWKEGSYGSVPLNSVETCLGYETNYVGRNKYGLGKVVPRHEAFFLPWKGYEYWYKSYQILTINQDPYEQHISNVRYNLDRAAIFENSPQTIDITNMINKGCKTLTKTLNITATTKIENTWNIGRAIKMGVKSSITAYVPLLLSGNLCLSSEMTFQFSSKTTHAKTISRLETVNGEVPPKHSCELRKEIRKTTINIPYKALLTRKYSNDAGVVDLACMKNLYQRGEPSTPARTGQAQPPRPRQRQGTTPRAPRGPPAGEQTQEPRAPTFPLQHGPRPQPNAAERDTAGTPPAHSPPSIFFL
- the LOC144040747 gene encoding natterin-3-like isoform X2, with the translated sequence MRMLLFLCVLVSGFCAGFIPGRVQGVTGSLKWEKWEGSLPVGAVGFYIHYTGRTDYVCTNDCVPGFYNPALGPYCHYPFGAVEHKGTTDFDILTNIDNFEILEWKEGSYGSVPLNSVETCLGYETNYVGRNKYGLGKVVPRHEAFFLPWKGYEYWYKSYQILTINQDPYEQHISNVRYNLDRAAIFENSPQTIDITNMINKGCKTLTKTLNITATTKIENTWNIGRAIKMGVKSSITAYVPLLLSGNLCLSSEMTFQFSSKTTHAKTISRLETVNGEVPPKHSCELRKEIRKTTINIPYKALLTRKYSNGKTRKTTISGTFNSVIFGDVGVVVECRPVDNAEPCP